The Polyangium mundeleinium genome contains the following window.
TGTCGCCGATTTCGGCGGCGGCCAATTCGTGAGCGTCGGTGGCGAGGACGTCTTCGTCGCGAAATTCGGCCCCACGGGCAATCACCTCTTCAGCCAGCGCTTCGGCGACGCCTCGGATCAGCGCGCCCTCGCGGTCGCCGCGGATCCCAGCGGCAACATGCTCGTCACGGGCCAGTATGCGGGCACGATCGACCTCGGCGGCGGCGTGTACACGAGTGTCGGCGCCGACGACGGGTTTGTCGTGAAGTTCGATCCGAATGGCGCGCACGCCTGGAGCAAGAGCTTCGGCGCCGTGAGCCCGCAGCGCGGCAAGGACATCACGACCGATGCCTTCGGCAATGTCCTCCTCACGGGCGAATTCTACGGCGTCATCGGCTTCGGCGGCGCCACGATCCCGGCGACCGCCATGGCCGACGCATTCGTCGCCAAGCTGAGCCCCACAGGCACGCAGGTCTGGCTCCGCGGCTTCGGCAGCACGCAAAACGACCGCGGCGAGTCCGTCGCCGTCGACGCCGCCGGCGCCCCCTGGTTCACCGGCTCGTTCGTCGGAAATGTCAATTTCGGCGGCGGCGCCCTCGCGGGCGGCGCGGCCGACAACGTCTACCTCCTCGGCCTCGCGCCGTGACGCGCGCCGACCCGACCCGCGCGTGATCCGGCCGCGGGGGCGAGCGAAATGACGCGCTCGCCCTCGCGGCGCCTTCGCGATGTGTGTGGACCTTCGGGCCTTTCGGGGCTACACCTCCCACGTGGCGAAGGATCAAGGGAAACGCGGGGGCCGGGGTCGCAAAAAGGGCAAGGAGGCCCCCGCGAAGGGCGCGTGGGGCAGCCTCGCCGCGGCGGGAGGCGCCGTCGTGGTGCTCGGCGTCCTGCTCTACGGCTCCTTCAAGTCGGAAGATCCGACGGCCGCCGTGAGCCCCGAGCCGGTCCCCGCCGTCACGACCACGCCTCCCGCCGTCACGACCGCGCCTGCGCCCGCGCCCGGACCGCAGCCCGGAAAATCGGCGAATGGTGAGAACTGGAACGACGCGCAAATCGCCTGGCAGAGCTACGAGGCCGGCATGGCCCGCGCGAAGGCCGAGAACAAGCCGGTTTGTCTCGTCTTCTACACCGCCTGGTGCCCCCATTGCCGCAATTACGCGAACGTCTTCCAGGATCCGCGCATCGTGGCGCGCGCCAAGGATTTCGTGATGATTCGCGTGAACCCCGACGACGAATCCGCGATTGGCGAGCGATACGCCCCCGACGGCTCGTACGTCCCGCGCACGTTCTTCCTCGCCCCGGACGGCGTGCTCATGGCCGATGTGCACGCGCCGCGGCCCAAGTTCCAGCATTTCTACGACGAAAGCAACCCGGCGTCGCTGCTCGGCGGCATGGACGCCGCCTTGCGCAAGTTCGCGCGGCCGATGTGAATCTCGCCTATTCCTCCGGATCCAGATCCGGACGGCGCTCCCCCATTCCGATCCCCCACCCCATCGAGTACCGCGCGTTGATCTCGCAGCGCGGATTGAACCGCAGGCTGCCTTTTTCGTCCCGCCAGCGGAACGCATCCAGCCCGAAGGGCCCGAAATAACCTGCGGCCACGAGCGCCGCGCCCGCTTGCTCCATCCCCTGCGCGAAGGCTTCCGTCTCTTCCCGGCCGATCTCCCCGGGCTTCGCGGGCCGCGTCGAGAGCCACGTCCCATCCGGCGCCGTCTCCTGCCACGTCGGCTCGCCGAACGAGAGCCGCCCCTCGCGCGACACGAACCCGTGCCACCCGAAATCGGCCACGCGCTCGACCCACGGCTCGACCACGAGCGCGCCGAACGAGCGCAATGACGCTTCGATCCAGGACCGCGCCGCGCCGTGCACCTCGTCCTCCCGCGCCCGCCGCCGCCCGCGCCCCGCGAATCCATGCGGCCTGCGCAAAAGCCAATTTCCCCCCGGCGACGGCGCCGCGAGCGCCTCGCGCACCTCGTCGAGCGTCGTCACAGCCCGCTGCCCTGGCAGCGTCGCCCCGAGCCCGAGCGAGAATCGCCGATCGTTCACCCGACGCAGCACCTCGTAGGACGGCGCCGCGGGCACGCGCGCCCCTGCCTGCGCGAGCGCTGCGAGCGCCCGCGGCGTCGGCAACCACGCCTTGCCCACGGCCCCTTCGGCGCGCCGCGCCTCGTCAGACCCACCCCAAAGCAATATATCGGTCGGACGCACCAATGCACCAAGCCGCCCCACGAGCTCCGGCAGCCGCGCCCGCGCCTCCGCCCCGAGCGTCCGGCGCGCGTCCTCCAGCTCCACCTCCGCGCCGAGGTTCAGGAGCCACGCGATTCGGGCGCCCATTTGTCGAGTTCCTGCAGAAAACCCTCCGAAAATCCTGCCCGGATCCGATCCTCGCGATTCAGCGGCGAACCCCGCATCACCATCGGCGAAAGAGGCTCCGGCAGATGCGCGCGCCACGCCTCGAAATCGAGCCCCTCCGTGAAACGCTGGAACCACCGCACACCGAAGCGCACGTGCGGCACCTCCTCGGCGCAGACGATCTCCTGGATACGCGCCCCCTCCTCGTCCCCGATCGCTCGAAATCGCCCTGCGAACCGCGCCGTATGGTCGAGGTTCCCCCCTTCGAGCCCCATCCCCATCACGGCCGCGAAATGCGCTGGCGACTTCGACCGCGGCACCCGCTCCCAGAACCAATCCCGCACCGGAAACTCCCCGAATGCGTGGCCGAGCCCCTCCATGTACTGCGCGTACATCGCCATGTGACGGATCTCGTCCCCGGCAATACGCAAAAGCCCCACCTTGAACGCTCTCGGCGCCTCGGGAAACGCGAGCAGCGCCCAGGCCATCAGCTCGGCGGCCTGCAATTCGTGATGCAGGAACGTGTGCACGAGCTGCGCCCGCCGCGCCGGATCCCGGATCGCATCCGGCCCCGGCGACTTGTGCGCGCGTTTCGCAATCTGAAGCGAGCCCGGCCTCCCGGGCCGCTCGATACGACGTACGGGCGCGGCTTCTTCCCATCCCGCGGGCACGGGCGGCGGGGCGAGCTTGTGCCCGAGCACATCGCTCGTCACGTAATCATACGCCCAGCGCTCTGCCGTCCCTTCCGGCGGGATCGGGATATCCATCACGACCGTGCTCGTCAGTTGTTCTTCATCTCCACGCCACGCCCGGGCGGGAGCGGATCCCATCGTAACGAATCTCCGACGAGTGTCGAGATCCGTTTCGGCCGCCCGCCGTCGAGCCGCATCACGTAGAGCCCTGGCCCCTCGCCCGACGTCCGCGTCGAGAAAAAGGCCACGAGCCTCCCGTCGGGGCTGCACGCCGGATACCCATTGCGCCCTTGCCCCTGCGTCAGCCGCACCATCCCTCGCCCGCGTTCGTCCGTCGACACGAGGTCCGTATCTTTGCCGACACCCACCGCGAAGACCGCCCGCACCCCGTCGGGGTGATTGCAGAACGTCGGCGCCGACGCGAAGAGCCCATCCGGCGAGATGGGTTTGTCCTCCACATAGATTCGTTGCCCGAAGCGTCCCTCGCCGGAATACGCGAGCTTGCCGCTCGGCGTGAACGTCGGCCGGAGCGCCATCCCCACCTCGCTCGCCGGCGCAAGGCTCGCGAAATCCGGGCCCACGAACATCTTGATCGTGCCCCCATCAGCGATCGACACCGCGACGCGCGACCTGTCCCGCGAAAACGCGAGCCCGTACACCGAACCCTTCATGGGCAGATCCACCGCCTGCCCGCTCGCCGTCCGGATCCGGTATTCTCCGTTCTGCGCGCTCGCGGCCCAATAAAGCGCGTCCCCTTTTCCAAACGCCGGTGCGACCGCGATCTCCTCCGTCGGCGAGACCGGCTTCGGATCATGCCCATCCGCGTCGACCGTGAACACGCGCCTGAGTTTGCCCACCCCCGCGACGAACGTCATCCGGCTGGCGAACCCGCCATTTTGGCCCGTCAGCGCCCCGATCACGAGATCCGAGATCCGGTGCGCCTCCTCGCGCAAATCCGAAGCCGGGATCAAAAACCGTTTGTCAAAGACGGCCGCGGCCCCGTTGCGCACGAAATACACCCGGGCGCGGAGCTCCACCTTGTCTTGCCCCGGCACGGGCCGCGCGCGCGCCTCCACGAGCGCCTCGACCTTCTTTTTCGCCCAGATCGACACGTCGAGCGTCTCCGCGCCCCACGCCTCCTCCGGCGAATCGTCGTCCGAGAGCACTTCGAATTCGCCCGAAAGCTCGAGATCACGCCGCGCCACGCTCCGCATGATCACGTCCTCCTCGTCCCAGCTCGACGAGGGCAGGACCGCGATCCGCGGCAAGGGCCGCGTCGCCCCGGCGACGACCACGATATTGCCGAGCAGATCCTCAGGCGATGGCGGCGCGTCCGCGGGCGCGGGCTCCTCCGCGCGCGCGCCCGGCATCATGCCGACCGCGAAGGACGAGAGGACGGTGAGGGCGAGCAGGTTCTTCTTCAATCGCATCGCTCCGGCGTGCAGGTGAAGGTGAGCGAAATCTGGCTCTGGACGATGTCCGGGTAATTCTCGGGCGGCGGCGGCAATTCCTCGCCCTTGGCGCTCTCCAGCGCGGCGCGCGCCGCGGCATCAAACGCAGCCTGGCCGCTTGAAACGATCGCGAAGCTTCCGACCGATCGCCCACCCGAGAGCGTCACCGTCGCGGCCACGCGGAACTTGGTAATCTCCTCGGGCGACAACCCCGATCCCGAGACGCGGAACCTTCGGCTGAACCAGCCCCGGATCTTCTCCCGGTAAATATCCACCGCGCGCGCCTTCAGCGGGTCCATCTCCGTCCCGCCCTTCACGCCGTCCTCGTGGCCTTTTTCATCCACGTTCGGCGGGGGCTCGGCTTTCGCAGGCTCCTCGATCGGCGTCTCGACCACCTTCGCGACTTCGGCCTCGGGCGGCGGCACCGGCGTCTTCGCCTCGGCCACCTCGATTTCCTTCGGCGGAATGGCCTCCTCGGTCTTCTCCGCCTTCGTCGAGACGAACGCTTTTTCCTCCACGCGACGCTTCGCGCGAGGCTTCAGCCATCGATCCGGCAGCTTCGCCGGATCCCGTTTTCCGCCAAGCTTCAAGGCCGGCGCCGCATCGAGATCGAGCACGGGCACCACCTTCACGGGCACGCTCGGCCCCTTGTCGATCTCCGGCGCCAACGCCGGCCTATCGAGGTCCGCCGCGCGCAGCAGCAAAAGCGCCCCGCCCTGCAGCCCCACCGCGCAAATCACGGCAAACGCGATCTCGTGGACCCGAAAATCGCTCTTCGTGGACGGCGCCGCGTCCGTGCTCACCGAACCGCCTCCCGCGCCTCGTCGGGCTCCGGCTCGACCAGCAAATTGAGCCCCAGCACGCCCGCCGAGCGCGCCGCCGCGACCACGCGCGCCACCGCGGCATACCGCGCGTCCTTATCCGCACGG
Protein-coding sequences here:
- a CDS encoding thioredoxin family protein, whose product is MAKDQGKRGGRGRKKGKEAPAKGAWGSLAAAGGAVVVLGVLLYGSFKSEDPTAAVSPEPVPAVTTTPPAVTTAPAPAPGPQPGKSANGENWNDAQIAWQSYEAGMARAKAENKPVCLVFYTAWCPHCRNYANVFQDPRIVARAKDFVMIRVNPDDESAIGERYAPDGSYVPRTFFLAPDGVLMADVHAPRPKFQHFYDESNPASLLGGMDAALRKFARPM
- a CDS encoding ferritin-like domain-containing protein, which gives rise to MGSAPARAWRGDEEQLTSTVVMDIPIPPEGTAERWAYDYVTSDVLGHKLAPPPVPAGWEEAAPVRRIERPGRPGSLQIAKRAHKSPGPDAIRDPARRAQLVHTFLHHELQAAELMAWALLAFPEAPRAFKVGLLRIAGDEIRHMAMYAQYMEGLGHAFGEFPVRDWFWERVPRSKSPAHFAAVMGMGLEGGNLDHTARFAGRFRAIGDEEGARIQEIVCAEEVPHVRFGVRWFQRFTEGLDFEAWRAHLPEPLSPMVMRGSPLNREDRIRAGFSEGFLQELDKWAPESRGS
- a CDS encoding tolB protein, translated to MRLKKNLLALTVLSSFAVGMMPGARAEEPAPADAPPSPEDLLGNIVVVAGATRPLPRIAVLPSSSWDEEDVIMRSVARRDLELSGEFEVLSDDDSPEEAWGAETLDVSIWAKKKVEALVEARARPVPGQDKVELRARVYFVRNGAAAVFDKRFLIPASDLREEAHRISDLVIGALTGQNGGFASRMTFVAGVGKLRRVFTVDADGHDPKPVSPTEEIAVAPAFGKGDALYWAASAQNGEYRIRTASGQAVDLPMKGSVYGLAFSRDRSRVAVSIADGGTIKMFVGPDFASLAPASEVGMALRPTFTPSGKLAYSGEGRFGQRIYVEDKPISPDGLFASAPTFCNHPDGVRAVFAVGVGKDTDLVSTDERGRGMVRLTQGQGRNGYPACSPDGRLVAFFSTRTSGEGPGLYVMRLDGGRPKRISTLVGDSLRWDPLPPGRGVEMKNN
- a CDS encoding TonB C-terminal domain-containing protein, with amino-acid sequence MSTDAAPSTKSDFRVHEIAFAVICAVGLQGGALLLLRAADLDRPALAPEIDKGPSVPVKVVPVLDLDAAPALKLGGKRDPAKLPDRWLKPRAKRRVEEKAFVSTKAEKTEEAIPPKEIEVAEAKTPVPPPEAEVAKVVETPIEEPAKAEPPPNVDEKGHEDGVKGGTEMDPLKARAVDIYREKIRGWFSRRFRVSGSGLSPEEITKFRVAATVTLSGGRSVGSFAIVSSGQAAFDAAARAALESAKGEELPPPPENYPDIVQSQISLTFTCTPERCD